One window from the genome of Hyperolius riggenbachi isolate aHypRig1 chromosome 6, aHypRig1.pri, whole genome shotgun sequence encodes:
- the CPTP gene encoding ceramide-1-phosphate transfer protein isoform X1, whose protein sequence is MLHELLSTEQDSHLLDLLSRRSNMYTTEEKFSLREVLVSFKACLVNEDQDVLVEHYLNGWKGLVRFMNSLGTVFSFVSKDAVSKIQIMENYLHGEKGERYRTLQSMVEYELSSNSVDLKKRGSHPESGSRTILRLHRALRWLQLFLEKLRTSTEESKTSTLCSEAYNDSLANFHPWLIRKTATVAFLALPTRNTFFEVMNVGTTEDVVNMLGEAMPYVSNVYDFTQELYSQHNLLDLP, encoded by the exons GTCGACTGAACAAGATAGCCATTTGCTGGATTTATTGTCCCGTAGATCTAACATGTACACCACAGAAGAGAAGTTCTCCCTCCGGGAAGTCCTTGTAAGCTTCAAGGCCTGCTTGGTGAATGAAGATCAAGATGTTTTGGTGGAACATTATCTGAATGGATGGAAGGGATTGGTGAG GTTTATGAACAGCCTGGGGACTGTTTTCTCCTTTGTATCAAAAGATGCCGTAAGCAAAATTCAGATTATGGAAAACTATTTACATGGCGAAAAGGGAGAGCGTTACCGGACTCTCCAGTCTATGGTGGAGTATGAGCTCAGCTCTAATTCAGTGGACCTTAAAAAACGTGGCAGTCACCCCGAATCTGGCTCCCGCACCATCCTGCGCCTACACCGAGCCTTACGCTGGCTCCAACTTTTTCTAGAAAAGCTACGAACAAGCACAGAGGAAAGCAAGACTTCTACCTTGTGCTCGGAGGCTTACAATGACTCTTTGGCCAACTTCCACCCTTGGTTAATCCGTAAAACTGCAACAGTTGCGTTTTTGGCTCTACCAACAAGGAACACATTCTTTGAGGTGATGAATGTTGGGACTACAGAAGATGTAGTGAATATGCTTGGAGAAGCCATGCCATATGTCTCTAATGTCTATGACTTCACTCaagaactctacagtcagcataacCTACTCGATTTACCATGA
- the CPTP gene encoding ceramide-1-phosphate transfer protein isoform X2, which yields MYTTEEKFSLREVLVSFKACLVNEDQDVLVEHYLNGWKGLVRFMNSLGTVFSFVSKDAVSKIQIMENYLHGEKGERYRTLQSMVEYELSSNSVDLKKRGSHPESGSRTILRLHRALRWLQLFLEKLRTSTEESKTSTLCSEAYNDSLANFHPWLIRKTATVAFLALPTRNTFFEVMNVGTTEDVVNMLGEAMPYVSNVYDFTQELYSQHNLLDLP from the exons ATGTACACCACAGAAGAGAAGTTCTCCCTCCGGGAAGTCCTTGTAAGCTTCAAGGCCTGCTTGGTGAATGAAGATCAAGATGTTTTGGTGGAACATTATCTGAATGGATGGAAGGGATTGGTGAG GTTTATGAACAGCCTGGGGACTGTTTTCTCCTTTGTATCAAAAGATGCCGTAAGCAAAATTCAGATTATGGAAAACTATTTACATGGCGAAAAGGGAGAGCGTTACCGGACTCTCCAGTCTATGGTGGAGTATGAGCTCAGCTCTAATTCAGTGGACCTTAAAAAACGTGGCAGTCACCCCGAATCTGGCTCCCGCACCATCCTGCGCCTACACCGAGCCTTACGCTGGCTCCAACTTTTTCTAGAAAAGCTACGAACAAGCACAGAGGAAAGCAAGACTTCTACCTTGTGCTCGGAGGCTTACAATGACTCTTTGGCCAACTTCCACCCTTGGTTAATCCGTAAAACTGCAACAGTTGCGTTTTTGGCTCTACCAACAAGGAACACATTCTTTGAGGTGATGAATGTTGGGACTACAGAAGATGTAGTGAATATGCTTGGAGAAGCCATGCCATATGTCTCTAATGTCTATGACTTCACTCaagaactctacagtcagcataacCTACTCGATTTACCATGA